A single window of Desulfovibrio sp. G11 DNA harbors:
- the cobT gene encoding nicotinate-nucleotide--dimethylbenzimidazole phosphoribosyltransferase, whose product MVAAQAHLDNLTKPRGSLGRLEDLARRIYAMRRGQTPLSVSPALMLTVAGDHGVAAQGVSPFPQAVTRQMVQNFFDGGAAINVLCRSTGMDLLVVDAGCAGGPFAAHPILLDRRLGNGTADLSLGPAMSIDVCLAALRTGIELAHDAADKGYQCLGVGEMGIANSTSGTALYCALLGLDPEVMAGPGAGSDAAMVRHKAEVVRRALAVNAGHLSAGDPVAVLAALGGFEIAVMSGVMLGAASRCLPVLVDGFICSAAYVAALRICPTLGDYAVLAHASAEQGHGRALARLETAATDHRPLLHLDMRLGEGTGGATAYALLRCAVDIYNDMATFGAAGVDAC is encoded by the coding sequence ATGGTTGCGGCCCAGGCCCATCTGGACAATCTTACCAAGCCCCGGGGCAGTCTCGGCAGGCTCGAGGACCTGGCCCGCAGGATTTACGCCATGCGCCGGGGGCAGACGCCTTTGAGCGTCAGCCCGGCTCTCATGCTGACAGTGGCTGGCGACCACGGCGTGGCGGCGCAAGGTGTTTCACCTTTTCCACAGGCTGTGACGCGCCAGATGGTGCAGAATTTTTTTGATGGCGGCGCGGCCATCAATGTGCTGTGCCGCAGCACGGGTATGGATCTGCTTGTTGTGGACGCCGGGTGCGCGGGTGGTCCCTTTGCGGCGCACCCCATCCTGCTTGACCGCCGCCTCGGCAACGGCACGGCAGACTTGAGCCTTGGTCCGGCCATGAGCATCGATGTCTGCCTGGCGGCCCTGCGCACGGGCATCGAACTGGCCCATGACGCCGCCGACAAGGGCTATCAATGTCTTGGCGTGGGTGAAATGGGCATTGCCAACTCCACTTCCGGCACAGCACTTTACTGCGCCCTGCTGGGGCTTGATCCCGAAGTCATGGCCGGACCGGGAGCCGGGTCGGATGCGGCCATGGTGCGCCACAAGGCCGAGGTTGTGCGCCGCGCTCTTGCCGTTAATGCAGGGCATCTGAGCGCTGGTGACCCGGTGGCTGTCCTGGCGGCCCTTGGTGGATTTGAAATTGCCGTCATGAGTGGCGTCATGCTGGGCGCCGCCTCGCGTTGCCTGCCGGTGCTGGTGGACGGCTTTATCTGCAGTGCCGCATATGTGGCAGCTTTGCGCATATGCCCGACCCTGGGCGATTATGCGGTGCTGGCCCACGCTTCGGCCGAACAGGGGCATGGACGCGCTTTGGCCCGGCTTGAAACGGCCGCCACAGACCACCGTCCTCTCCTGCATCTGGACATGCGGCTGGGCGAAGGCACAGGGGGGGCCACTGCCTACGCGCTGCTGCGCTGCGCTGTGGACATATACAATGATATGGCTACATTCGGTGCAGCCGGAGTAGATGCGTGCTGA
- a CDS encoding trypsin-like peptidase domain-containing protein: MTQSLTAIYKKMPSGIRRLAGPRHFCGIHRTLAWAMYWTLLTLLSGGLLTLAPLTAGAAPQEGSPRMTPVVRAVQAVAPAVVNITSTQVIQGQTLSPLEQFFGPGRGPGFGGPRSPRKQKRESLGSGVIVDGKKGLVLTNAHVIAGGDEVMVRLLDGREFPAAICGADPDFDIAVLQVKGASDLPSVSLGNSDNILPGETAIAIGNPFGFSHTVTTGVISALGRTIRSRNSAFTDLIQTDAAINPGNSGGPLLNLEGVLIGINTAVDARGEGIGFAIPVNKARRVMSDLMDKGGVAPLWLGLDVQDVDPHTAMALGLSRARGVLVTAVLPGTPAEKVRLRPGDIIDSINATPVRDRRDYLDILRNQTADAKLRLSLRRDGETVPLDITPAPFTDENARNLMLKRWGFRVAQTAGKVTVSSVNANGPSPFLQKGDIISAVGAIPVQEEKDLLQAFRRERMSGQVLMQITRNGKGYYARLVP, from the coding sequence ATGACCCAATCGCTTACAGCCATATACAAAAAAATGCCTTCCGGCATCAGACGGCTTGCCGGACCCAGACATTTTTGCGGCATCCATCGCACACTGGCCTGGGCCATGTACTGGACCCTGCTGACACTTCTTTCAGGCGGGCTGCTCACTCTGGCCCCTCTCACGGCAGGAGCGGCCCCGCAGGAAGGCAGCCCGCGCATGACGCCTGTTGTACGCGCAGTTCAGGCAGTTGCGCCGGCAGTAGTCAATATCACCAGCACGCAGGTAATCCAGGGGCAGACCCTTTCGCCACTGGAACAGTTCTTCGGGCCGGGCCGCGGGCCGGGCTTTGGCGGCCCGCGCTCGCCCCGCAAGCAAAAACGCGAAAGCCTTGGCTCGGGCGTTATTGTGGACGGCAAGAAAGGCCTTGTGCTCACTAACGCCCACGTTATCGCGGGCGGCGATGAAGTTATGGTGCGCCTGCTGGACGGCCGCGAATTTCCCGCCGCCATATGCGGCGCGGACCCGGATTTCGACATAGCCGTGCTGCAGGTCAAAGGTGCCAGCGACCTGCCCTCTGTGAGCCTGGGCAACTCGGACAACATCCTGCCCGGCGAAACAGCCATCGCCATCGGCAATCCTTTCGGCTTCAGCCATACGGTGACCACAGGCGTCATTTCTGCCCTGGGGCGCACCATCCGCAGCCGCAACAGCGCTTTTACCGACCTCATCCAGACTGATGCCGCCATCAACCCCGGCAACAGCGGCGGCCCCCTGCTGAATCTCGAAGGCGTGCTTATAGGCATCAATACCGCAGTAGACGCCCGTGGCGAAGGTATCGGCTTTGCCATACCCGTCAACAAGGCCAGGCGCGTCATGTCTGACCTTATGGACAAAGGCGGTGTTGCCCCGCTCTGGCTTGGGCTTGACGTGCAGGATGTAGACCCGCACACGGCCATGGCCCTGGGCCTCAGCAGGGCGCGCGGTGTGCTGGTTACCGCGGTTCTTCCCGGCACTCCGGCTGAAAAGGTCCGCCTGCGTCCCGGCGATATCATAGACAGCATCAACGCGACGCCCGTGCGCGACAGGCGCGATTACCTCGATATTCTGCGCAACCAGACCGCAGACGCCAAGCTGCGCCTGAGTCTGCGGCGCGATGGCGAAACTGTGCCGCTGGATATAACACCGGCGCCCTTTACCGATGAAAATGCCCGCAACCTCATGCTGAAACGCTGGGGATTCAGGGTGGCGCAAACAGCCGGAAAAGTGACCGTGAGCAGTGTTAACGCCAATGGGCCTTCGCCCTTTCTGCAAAAAGGCGATATCATCTCCGCAGTGGGGGCGATTCCCGTGCAGGAAGAAAAGGATCTTTTACAGGCTTTCAGGCGAGAACGCATGTCTGGCCAGGTACTTATGCAAATCACGCGTAACGGCAAAGGCTATTACGCACGGCTTGTTCCGTAA